In a single window of the Silurus meridionalis isolate SWU-2019-XX chromosome 8, ASM1480568v1, whole genome shotgun sequence genome:
- the si:dkey-229e3.2 gene encoding uncharacterized protein si:dkey-229e3.2 isoform X2: MKYGRAAMENFSEDGFESCEQFADWSTCSSEHWDENHRDGTGFGDWTSFKDAFSEESDSANVSSQKGQTCIHADKNIELPHPRLKKLEIPSAALIQTKMVRDTGMNILPLSQLLHNSSHTPPMEAVQLQKGANFYHQLLKPNSIMGSKLNLHSHKQLTDTLQLKQSNTLQNTELPHLGSEKPKSPSADLIQTKLTAPTRCQNSHGFFYQISHQWLSQYSLRFKNHHDKKDLL, encoded by the exons ATGAAGTACGGGCGTGCAGCGATGGAGAACTTCAGTGAAGATGGCTTTGAAAGTTGTGAACAGTTTGCGGATTGGTCCACCTGTAGCTCTGAGCACTGGGATGAGAATCACAGGGATGGCACTGGATTTGGGGACTGGACAAGTTTTAAAGATGCTTTCAGTGAAGAAAGTGATTCTGCAAATGTATCATCTCAGAAAGGACAAACTTGTATCCATGCAGACAAG AACATAGAATTACCTCATCCCAGACTCAAGAAGCTTGAAATTCCCTCTGCTGCTCTCATCCAAACTAAG ATGGTGAGAGATACAGGAATGAACATTCTTCCGCTGTCACAGCTACTGCAcaattcctcacacacacctcctatGGAAGCAGTACAATTACA AAAGGGTGCCAACTTCTACCACCAGTTGTTGAAGCCTAACAGCATCATGGGTTCTAAACTCAATTTGCATTCCCACAAGCAGCTCACAGACACACTACAGCTCAAACAATCTAACACTTTACAG AACACAGAATTGCCTCACCTTGGGTCCGAGAAGCCTAAAAGTCCATCTGCTGATCTTATCCAAACTAAg ctAACGGCACCCACACGCTGTCAGAATTCACATGGATTCTTCTACCAGATCTCACACCAGTGGCTCAGTCAGTACAGTTTGAGATTCAAGAATCATCATGACAAAAAAGACCTGCTTTAA
- the si:dkey-229e3.2 gene encoding uncharacterized protein si:dkey-229e3.2 isoform X1, with protein sequence MKYGRAAMENFSEDGFESCEQFADWSTCSSEHWDENHRDGTGFGDWTSFKDAFSEESDSANVSSQKGQTCIHADKNIELPHPRLKKLEIPSAALIQTKIVRGDVPWTVIHDCFHVDEMVRDTGMNILPLSQLLHNSSHTPPMEAVQLQKGANFYHQLLKPNSIMGSKLNLHSHKQLTDTLQLKQSNTLQNTELPHLGSEKPKSPSADLIQTKLTAPTRCQNSHGFFYQISHQWLSQYSLRFKNHHDKKDLL encoded by the exons ATGAAGTACGGGCGTGCAGCGATGGAGAACTTCAGTGAAGATGGCTTTGAAAGTTGTGAACAGTTTGCGGATTGGTCCACCTGTAGCTCTGAGCACTGGGATGAGAATCACAGGGATGGCACTGGATTTGGGGACTGGACAAGTTTTAAAGATGCTTTCAGTGAAGAAAGTGATTCTGCAAATGTATCATCTCAGAAAGGACAAACTTGTATCCATGCAGACAAG AACATAGAATTACCTCATCCCAGACTCAAGAAGCTTGAAATTCCCTCTGCTGCTCTCATCCAAACTAAG atagTGAGAGGTGATGTACCCTGGACTGTAATTCATGATTGCTTTCATGTTGATGAGATGGTGAGAGATACAGGAATGAACATTCTTCCGCTGTCACAGCTACTGCAcaattcctcacacacacctcctatGGAAGCAGTACAATTACA AAAGGGTGCCAACTTCTACCACCAGTTGTTGAAGCCTAACAGCATCATGGGTTCTAAACTCAATTTGCATTCCCACAAGCAGCTCACAGACACACTACAGCTCAAACAATCTAACACTTTACAG AACACAGAATTGCCTCACCTTGGGTCCGAGAAGCCTAAAAGTCCATCTGCTGATCTTATCCAAACTAAg ctAACGGCACCCACACGCTGTCAGAATTCACATGGATTCTTCTACCAGATCTCACACCAGTGGCTCAGTCAGTACAGTTTGAGATTCAAGAATCATCATGACAAAAAAGACCTGCTTTAA
- the gpr132a gene encoding probable G-protein coupled receptor 132 isoform X1 translates to MFQCLVTMGANIQSFNELNSSLSNVNCSLPYENDRIPLLILYGIVLIVGVPANLVTIYLTYLEVQNKNVLGIYLLSLSVCDLMYLGTLPSWAIYIHKGHIWQFSSLACKMTGYIFFNNMYISIFLLCCVSVDRYIAVVYSLKSRDLRQIKWAVLVTSVIVVLVGLGHMPVFIMPEGDTDKKGLCFEPGQSTATVTAFNYVRFVIGFLIPLCILLFTNRAILSIVQASEGLSLEQKTKVRYLVLAVIVLYLICFAPYHIILLLRAVSYHFSARSCTFVTTMYSSYTISLGLSTLNSAMNPILYVLASDNMRKEICRSTCTCFLSRQETGPFLSSREDEQKNFTWLRSSGGTHEVLVDK, encoded by the coding sequence ATGTTTCAGTGTTTAGTGACCATGGGAGCAAATATTCAATCTTTCAATGAATTGAATTCATCACTGAGTAATGTCAACTGCAGCCTTCCCTATGAAAACGACAGAATTCCACTTTTGATTTTGTATGGCATTGTTCTCATTGTGGGAGTACCTGCTAACCTCGTCACCATCTATCTCACTTACCTTGAGGTGCAAAACAAGAACGTTTTGGGAATTTATCTGCtgagtctgtctgtgtgtgatctGATGTATTTAGGCACGTTACCCTCATGGgccatttatatacacaaaggTCATATCTGGCAATTTAGCTCTCTGGCTTGTAAAATGACAGGATATATCTTTTTTAACAACATGTATATCAGCATTTTCCTTTTGTGCTGTGTGTCTGTGGACCGCTACATTGCTGTTGTGTATTCTTTGAAATCTCGAGATCTACGGCAGATCAAATGGGCTGTGCTAGTCACCTCTGTGATCGTAGTTTTGGTGGGACTGGGACACATGCCGGTGTTCATCATGCCAGAGGGTGACACAGATAAGAAGGGACTGTGCTTTGAGCCTGGCCAGAGTACAGCCACCGTTACTGCCTTCAACTATGTACGCTTTGTTATTGGGTTCTTGATTCCACTGTGCATTCTGCTGTTCACCAATCGAGCCATTCTGTCTATTGTCCAGGCCAGTGAAGGTCTGAGTTTAGAGCAGAAGACAAAAGTCCGTTACCTCGTTCTGGCAGTAATTGTGCTCTACCTGATCTGCTTTGCACCCTATCACATTATTCTTTTGCTACGGGCTGTCAGTTACCATTTCTCAGCAAGATCCTGTACCTTTGTCACAACAATGTACTCATCTTACACTATCTCTCTGGGACTGTCCACTCTTAATAGTGCTATGAACCCAATTCTGTATGTGCTGGCCAGTGACAACATGCGCAAGGAGATCTGCAGAAGCACGTGCACTTGCTTTCTTTCTAGACAAGAGACAGGACCATTTCTGTCATCACGAGAAGATGAACAGAAAAATTTTACCTGGCTGAGGTCAAGTGGAGGGACACACGAGGTTTTAGTGGACAAATGA
- the gpr132a gene encoding probable G-protein coupled receptor 132 isoform X2, with translation MGANIQSFNELNSSLSNVNCSLPYENDRIPLLILYGIVLIVGVPANLVTIYLTYLEVQNKNVLGIYLLSLSVCDLMYLGTLPSWAIYIHKGHIWQFSSLACKMTGYIFFNNMYISIFLLCCVSVDRYIAVVYSLKSRDLRQIKWAVLVTSVIVVLVGLGHMPVFIMPEGDTDKKGLCFEPGQSTATVTAFNYVRFVIGFLIPLCILLFTNRAILSIVQASEGLSLEQKTKVRYLVLAVIVLYLICFAPYHIILLLRAVSYHFSARSCTFVTTMYSSYTISLGLSTLNSAMNPILYVLASDNMRKEICRSTCTCFLSRQETGPFLSSREDEQKNFTWLRSSGGTHEVLVDK, from the coding sequence ATGGGAGCAAATATTCAATCTTTCAATGAATTGAATTCATCACTGAGTAATGTCAACTGCAGCCTTCCCTATGAAAACGACAGAATTCCACTTTTGATTTTGTATGGCATTGTTCTCATTGTGGGAGTACCTGCTAACCTCGTCACCATCTATCTCACTTACCTTGAGGTGCAAAACAAGAACGTTTTGGGAATTTATCTGCtgagtctgtctgtgtgtgatctGATGTATTTAGGCACGTTACCCTCATGGgccatttatatacacaaaggTCATATCTGGCAATTTAGCTCTCTGGCTTGTAAAATGACAGGATATATCTTTTTTAACAACATGTATATCAGCATTTTCCTTTTGTGCTGTGTGTCTGTGGACCGCTACATTGCTGTTGTGTATTCTTTGAAATCTCGAGATCTACGGCAGATCAAATGGGCTGTGCTAGTCACCTCTGTGATCGTAGTTTTGGTGGGACTGGGACACATGCCGGTGTTCATCATGCCAGAGGGTGACACAGATAAGAAGGGACTGTGCTTTGAGCCTGGCCAGAGTACAGCCACCGTTACTGCCTTCAACTATGTACGCTTTGTTATTGGGTTCTTGATTCCACTGTGCATTCTGCTGTTCACCAATCGAGCCATTCTGTCTATTGTCCAGGCCAGTGAAGGTCTGAGTTTAGAGCAGAAGACAAAAGTCCGTTACCTCGTTCTGGCAGTAATTGTGCTCTACCTGATCTGCTTTGCACCCTATCACATTATTCTTTTGCTACGGGCTGTCAGTTACCATTTCTCAGCAAGATCCTGTACCTTTGTCACAACAATGTACTCATCTTACACTATCTCTCTGGGACTGTCCACTCTTAATAGTGCTATGAACCCAATTCTGTATGTGCTGGCCAGTGACAACATGCGCAAGGAGATCTGCAGAAGCACGTGCACTTGCTTTCTTTCTAGACAAGAGACAGGACCATTTCTGTCATCACGAGAAGATGAACAGAAAAATTTTACCTGGCTGAGGTCAAGTGGAGGGACACACGAGGTTTTAGTGGACAAATGA